A section of the Pristiophorus japonicus isolate sPriJap1 chromosome 4, sPriJap1.hap1, whole genome shotgun sequence genome encodes:
- the LOC139262183 gene encoding ferritin heavy chain, oocyte isoform-like has translation MASQVRQNYHQDCEDAVNKQINMELDSSYVYLSMSFYFDRDDVALRHFAEFFKDQSHEEREHAEKLMEFQNRRGGRIILADIKKPEQDEWSNGLEAMQRALQMEKNVNQSLLALHKLSTGSTDPHLCDFLETQYLDEQVKMIKKLGDHITNLKRLGAPENSLGEYLFDKHTLGESD, from the exons ATGGCTTCTCAAGTgcgtcagaactaccaccaggattgtgaggatgctgtcaacaagcagatcaacatggagctcgattcctcctatgtttatctctcgaTG tccttctactttgaccgggatgatgttgccctgcgtcactttgctgagttcttcaaggatcaatcacatgaggaacgtgagcatgctgagaaactgatggaattccagaatcgccgtggaggacggatcatcttggCGGACATCAAG aaaccagagcaggatgagtggagcaatggtctggaggcaatgcagagagctctgcagatggagaagaacgtgaaccagagtctgctggctctacacaaactctccactgggagcactgaccctcat ttatgtgacttcctggagacccagtacttggatgaacaagtgaagatgatcaagaagcttggagatcacatcaccaacctgaagagactgggagcccctgagaatagcctgggagagtacctgtttgacaagcacacactgggggagagtgactaa